The Lactuca sativa cultivar Salinas chromosome 2, Lsat_Salinas_v11, whole genome shotgun sequence genome includes a window with the following:
- the LOC111876724 gene encoding mitogen-activated protein kinase kinase kinase 20: protein MDTQMEWVRGQAIGHGSFAIVSLAKTTSLNSRFPPLMAVKACGASQSDSLKKERMILDELKDCPEILRCYGDCFTIENGERLYNIALEFASGGSLADRVKNSDNLRLPESDVRRYTNSVLKGLQFVHQNGFVHCDIKLQNILLFAGDGKDNVKIADFGLAKKVSEESNSNSKNEIRGTPMYMAPETVVGGEQGPASDIWAVGCLVLEMFTGKPAWTCSGVGAVLMKIGVGAEIPDIPGKLSDAGKDFLGKCFVKDPSKRWTAEMLLNHPFINGQDQTTSSSPRDPFDFPDWELEPLISVTPFCSPEFDSWISDESCPSPASRLRQLVTDRRPDWTEGSSWLTVR from the coding sequence ATGGATACACAGATGGAGTGGGTGAGAGGTCAAGCAATCGGCCATGGAAGCTTTGCAATTGTCAGTTTAGCAAAAACAACAAGCCTCAATTCACGTTTTCCGCCATTAATGGCCGTCAAAGCTTGTGGGGCATCTCAGTCTGATTCGTTGAAGAAAGAGCGAATGATCTTAGACGAACTTAAGGATTGCCCAGAGATTCTTAGGTGTTATGGCGACTGTTTCACCATTGAAAACGGCGAGAGATTATATAACATCGCATTGGAGTTTGCTTCCGGCGGTTCTTTAGCTGACAGAGTGAAGAACTCCGATAATTTAAGGTTGCCGGAGTCTGATGTCCGGAGGTACACGAATTCAGTCTTGAAAGGGCTTCAATTTGTTCACCAGAATGGGTTTGTGCATTGCGATATCAAGCTTCAAAATATTCTGTTATTCGCCGGCGATGGGAAGGACAATGTTAAGATCGCCGATTTCGGGTTAGCAAAGAAGGTGTCCGAGGAGTCAAACTCAAACTCAAAAAACGAAATTCGGGGTACACCGATGTATATGGCGCCTGAGACGGTGGTCGGCGGCGAGCAAGGTCCGGCGTCCGACATTTGGGCAGTTGGGTGTTTGGTTTTGGAAATGTTCACCGGAAAGCCAGCGTGGACGTGCTCCGGCGTGGGCGCGGTTTTGATGAAAATCGGAGTTGGCGCCGAAATTCCAGACATTCCCGGGAAATTATCGGACGCGGGAAAAGATTTCCTCGGGAAATGTTTCGTGAAAGATCCTAGTAAACGATGGACGGCTGAGATGCTTCTAAATCATCCTTTTATCAACGGTCAGGATCAAACCACATCAAGCTCTCCAAGAGACCCATTTGATTTTCCCGATTGGGAATTGGAGCCCTTGATTTCAGTGACACCTTTTTGCTCGCCGGAATTCGATTCTTGGATCTCCGACGAATCATGTCCGTCGCCGGCGAGTAGATTACGGCAGCTCGTGACAGATCGGAGACCCGATTGGACTGAAGGAAGCAGTTGGTTGACAGTCAGATGA